GCGCGCCGCGTCGTCGAAGGCCACGAGCCGCTCGACGATCACGCCGCCCTCCTCGTTGCGCAGCCGGCGGACGCGGCCGCCCTCGGCGGCGACGCTCTCGGAGATGTACGGCAGCCAGTCGGGCAGCGCGTCGAAGCCGCCGATGAGCTGCCACACCCGATCGGGGGGTACGGCCACGTCGAGGGTGGCGGTGGTGGTGGCCATGGAGATGCTCCTGTCCTAGGTGGGGGGAGGGGGTTCGTCAGGCGGTGGGCAGGGGCGCGAGCGGGGAGACCAGCCCGGCCTCGCGGAGCTCGGTCCAGAACGCCGCGGGGACGTTCTCGTCGAGAGCCGCGACGTCCTCGGCGATACGGCTGGGCCGGGTCGCGCCCGGGATCGCGGCGGCGGCCGCCGGGTGGGCCAGGGAGAACTGAAGGGCGGCGGCCTTGATGCTGACGCCGTGCCGCTCGGCGAGCTCCTTGATGCGCGCCACCTTCTCGATGATGTGCGCGGGCGCGTCCTGGTACTCGAAGTGGGTGCCGCCCGCGAGGATGCCGGAGCTGTAGGGGCCGCCGACGACGAGGCTGACGTCCTGGTCGGCCGCCGTGGGGAGCAGGCGCTGAAGGGCACGGTCGTGGTCCAGCAGCGTGTAGCGCCCGGCCAGCAGGAAGGCGTCCGGCTTCGGCTCGTCCAGGTCGAGGGTGAGCTCGATGGGTTCGACGCGGTTGACGCCGAGCCCCCACGCCTTGATCACGCCCTCGTCGCGCAGCTGCTGGAGGACGCGGAAGGCGCCGGTGCGGGCGCTCTCGTAGACGGCGAGCCACTCGTCGCCGTGGAAGTCCTGGGCCACGTCATGGACCCAGACGATGTCGAGCCGGTCGGTGCGCAGCCGCCGCAGGCTGTCCTCGATGGACCGCTTGGTGGCATCGGCCGTCCAGTCGTGCACGAGCTTGTTGGGGCGGCCGTGTTCGAACAGGCCGCCCTTCTCGCCGAGTTCACGGGCGGCGGGGTCCTCGATCTCGTCGAGGATGACGCGACCCACCTTGGTGCTGAGCACGTAGCTGTCGCGGGGGCGCCCGGCGAGCGCGTCGCCGAGGCGTATCTCCGCCAGGCCCGCGCCGTAGAAGGGGGCGGTGTCGTAGTAGCGGATGCCGTGGTCCCAGGCGGCGTCGACGGTCGCGGCGGCCTCCTCGTCGGAGACGTCGCGGAACATGCTGCCCAGCGGGGCCGTGCCCAGTCCGAGGCGGCCCGGGAGCAGAGACGTGATGGTCATGAAGTGTCCTCGCGGAGAGAGGGGGAAGGGACGGACTCATGGCCTTCGGCCGGTCCGCCGTTCGTTCGCCTTCGACGTTAGGATCGGGACTTCAGACTGTCCAAGACTCTCTTGGATATACTTGAGTCCTCGGAGGTCTTAGATGCTTGACCTGCGACAACTGCGCTACTTCATCGCCGTGGCCGAGACCGAACACGTCGGCCGCGCCGCCGAGCAACTCCACATCTCCCAATCTCCGCTCAGCCGGCAGATCGCTCAGCTGGAGAAGAACCTCGGCCTGACCCTGTTCGAGCGCAGCCAGCAGCGCATCCGCCTCACCCGCGATGGCGCGGTCTTCCTCAGCGAGGCCCGGGCGCTGCTGCGCCACGCCGACCGGCTGGAGAACCTCGGCCGTCGGCTGGGCAGGGGCGAGGAGGGCGGGCTGTGCATCGGGTACGTGGCCGACGCCATGCACACCGGTGTGCTCCCGGGCGCGCTGCGCCGGCTCCAGGAGGAGAGTCCCGGCATCCATGTCGCGCTGTACAGCATGGCCGCGGCCGAGCAGTTCGAGGGGTTGCGCCAGCGCAGCCTGGACATCGCCCTGGTGCGGGAGCCGCCGGACCGCGACGACCCCGTGCTGCGGGCCGCGCCGCTGCTGGAGGACCCGTTGCTGCTGGTCCTTCCGGCGGGTCACCCGCTGGCCGCGGGCGAGACGGTTTCGGCGAAGGATCTGGACGGGCAACCGTGGATCGCGGTCGAGGAGCCGGGCGACCCGGCGTGGCGGGACACGTTCGTCGCCTCGTGCGTGTCCTCGGGCTTCACCCCCGACATCCGGCTCGACGCCGCGGATCCCCTGACGGCACTCGGCCTGGTCGCCTCCGGCCTCGGGCTGGCGCTGGTGCAGAAGAGCATGGTGCGCGGCGCCACGGAGGCCGTGGCCGTGCGCGCCCTGCCCTGGCACGAGGCGTCCGTCCAGCTGTGGGCCGTCTGGCACCACGTCGATCTGCGGCCGGTCGTCGCCTCGTTCCGCGAGACCGTGCTGTCGGACGAGCGGGAGCTGGGTGCGGCGCCGCTGGCCGGTGGCCTCGCCTCCGGGGTGTGAGATCAGCCGGGGTGCTCACACCCCGGAATTCGAAAGTGACGAGGCGTCGAGGGGCGACGCCTCCAACGAGGCCACTGCCGTGACCAGGGTGGTGAGCCTCGGGTCCCGCGCCGCCAGGTCGAGCGCCTCGCGCAGGGCGCCCTCGTACGTCGGCCGGGCCTGGCCGAGCAGGAGCAGCCCGGCCTCGGTGACATTGGTGTAGATCCCGCGCCGGTCGGTGGGGCACAGGTAGCGGGAGAGGAGTTCGCGGTCCTCGAGCCGGGCGACCAGCCGGGTGGTGGCGCTCTGGCTGAGGGCGACCGCGTCGGCCACCTGCTTCATCTGGAGATGGCCGTTGTCCCCGTCGTGCTGCCGGCTCAGGACGTCCAGCACCGCGTACTCGCGGGCGCTGAGCTCATGGCGGGTGTGGAGAGCCCCCTCGAGATGCGTCTCGATTCTGCTGTGCAGCAGTGACAGGGCGCACCAGCTCTGGGCGAGGGGAGTGGCGACGAGGTCCGGTGCGGTCATGGGGGGTGTGGTCATGAATGCCTCCTGATGCGGGGTGGGGCGGGCTGAAGCGGGGCGGGGCGGGGCCCGGTCGGGGTCCGTGGCGGTGGCGATGACGTGATACACAGCACGAGCAATATAGCGCGCTTGCAATTACTGCGTCTGCAAGTATTGTGGATGCTCGTAAAGGGCGGTAGCAATCTCTTGGAGTGAACTTTCATGCCCATCGCACTGCTGGCCCTCGCCATCGGGGCCTTTGGGATCGGAACCACCGAGTTCGTGATCATGGGGCTGCTGCCCGAGGTCGCCGGGGACTTCGATGTGTCCATCCCCACCGCCGGATTCCTGGTGACCGGCTACGCGCTCGGCGTCATGGTCGGCGCGCCGCTGATGACCGCGCTCGGTACGAAGATCTCCCGCAAGCGCATGCTGATGCTGCTGATGGGGCTGTTCGTGGTGGGCAATCTGCTCTCCGCGGTCGCCCCCGCCTTCGGCGTGATGGCCGCGGGGCGGATCGTCGCCTCCTTCGCGCACGGCGCGTTCTTCGGCATCGGATCGGTCGTCGCGGCCGATCTGGTCGCGCCCGAGAAGAAGGCCGGAGCCATCTCGATGATGTTCACCGGCCTGACCATCGCCAATGTCGTCGGCGTGCCGCTCGGCACCTCGATCGGCCAGTCGCTGGGGTGGCGGACCACCTTCTTCCTCGTCGCGGCGCTCGGCGTGATCGGCCTGGCGGGCATCGCCAAGCTCGTTCCCGACATCCCCAAGCCGGAGGGTGTGCACCTGATCCATGAGCTGGCGGCCTTCCGCAATGCACAGGTGCTGCTGGCCATGGCGATGACCGTGCTCGGCTTCGGCGGTGTCTTCGCCGCCATCACCTACATCGCGCCGATGATGACCGAGGTCGCGGGCTTCGCGGACTCCTCCGTCACCTGGCTGCTGGTCCTCTTCGGGCTCGGCATGGTCGGCGGCAATCTCCTCGGCGGCCGGTTCGCCGACCGGGCCCTGATGCCGATGCTGTACGTGTCGCTGGGCGCCCTCGCACTGGTCCTGGCCGCGTTCACCTTCACCGCCCACAACAAAATCGCGGCCGCCGTCTCCATCGCCCTCGTCGGGGCCCTGGGCTTCGCCACCGTGCCCCCGCTCCAGAAGCGGGTGCTGGACCACGCGGCGGGTGCCCCCACCCTCGCCTCCGCCGTCAACATCGGCGCCTTCAACCTGGGCAACGCGCTCTCGGCCTGGCTCGGCGGCCTGGTGATCTCGGCCGGACTCGGCTACACCGCGCCCAACTGGGTCGGCGCCATCCTCGCCGGATCCGCCCTGGTCCTCGCCGTCCTCTCGGCCGCCCTGGAGCGCCGCGACGCCCGCCGCGGCCCCGACGGCGCCACCACCGAACCGGCCCGCGCGTTCACCGGCCGGCACTGAGCCACCCCGTACCGAACACCGAACAGCACCACCACCATCAAGGAGACCGACCCGCCATGAGCACCCCCGAGACCGCCGTCGCCCCGCTGACCACCAAGGACGCCGAGGCCCTCGTCCAGGCCGCCCGCGCCGCCGCCGAGGCGGCCGGGGTGGCGGCCGCCATCAGCGTCCTCGACGCCGGTGGC
This genomic interval from Streptomyces asiaticus contains the following:
- a CDS encoding MFS transporter; this encodes MPIALLALAIGAFGIGTTEFVIMGLLPEVAGDFDVSIPTAGFLVTGYALGVMVGAPLMTALGTKISRKRMLMLLMGLFVVGNLLSAVAPAFGVMAAGRIVASFAHGAFFGIGSVVAADLVAPEKKAGAISMMFTGLTIANVVGVPLGTSIGQSLGWRTTFFLVAALGVIGLAGIAKLVPDIPKPEGVHLIHELAAFRNAQVLLAMAMTVLGFGGVFAAITYIAPMMTEVAGFADSSVTWLLVLFGLGMVGGNLLGGRFADRALMPMLYVSLGALALVLAAFTFTAHNKIAAAVSIALVGALGFATVPPLQKRVLDHAAGAPTLASAVNIGAFNLGNALSAWLGGLVISAGLGYTAPNWVGAILAGSALVLAVLSAALERRDARRGPDGATTEPARAFTGRH
- a CDS encoding LysR substrate-binding domain-containing protein, with amino-acid sequence MLDLRQLRYFIAVAETEHVGRAAEQLHISQSPLSRQIAQLEKNLGLTLFERSQQRIRLTRDGAVFLSEARALLRHADRLENLGRRLGRGEEGGLCIGYVADAMHTGVLPGALRRLQEESPGIHVALYSMAAAEQFEGLRQRSLDIALVREPPDRDDPVLRAAPLLEDPLLLVLPAGHPLAAGETVSAKDLDGQPWIAVEEPGDPAWRDTFVASCVSSGFTPDIRLDAADPLTALGLVASGLGLALVQKSMVRGATEAVAVRALPWHEASVQLWAVWHHVDLRPVVASFRETVLSDERELGAAPLAGGLASGV
- a CDS encoding MarR family winged helix-turn-helix transcriptional regulator — translated: MTAPDLVATPLAQSWCALSLLHSRIETHLEGALHTRHELSAREYAVLDVLSRQHDGDNGHLQMKQVADAVALSQSATTRLVARLEDRELLSRYLCPTDRRGIYTNVTEAGLLLLGQARPTYEGALREALDLAARDPRLTTLVTAVASLEASPLDASSLSNSGV
- a CDS encoding aldo/keto reductase → MTITSLLPGRLGLGTAPLGSMFRDVSDEEAAATVDAAWDHGIRYYDTAPFYGAGLAEIRLGDALAGRPRDSYVLSTKVGRVILDEIEDPAARELGEKGGLFEHGRPNKLVHDWTADATKRSIEDSLRRLRTDRLDIVWVHDVAQDFHGDEWLAVYESARTGAFRVLQQLRDEGVIKAWGLGVNRVEPIELTLDLDEPKPDAFLLAGRYTLLDHDRALQRLLPTAADQDVSLVVGGPYSSGILAGGTHFEYQDAPAHIIEKVARIKELAERHGVSIKAAALQFSLAHPAAAAAIPGATRPSRIAEDVAALDENVPAAFWTELREAGLVSPLAPLPTA